The Lactuca sativa cultivar Salinas chromosome 2, Lsat_Salinas_v11, whole genome shotgun sequence genome includes a window with the following:
- the LOC111912200 gene encoding cucumisin, translating to MSSPLWLLFLLTVTYSLIFSYTQAADSNDLKAFLSFKNTTYIVYMGDLPKTKTDFSVAAVHSNMLQQVIGSRASKSLLHSYKRSFNGFVAKLTEDEKNQLAQMEGVVSVFPSQNKKLHTTRSWDFMGFPQDVKRAPLESDVIVGMLDTGAWPESDSFKDDGFGAPPAKWKGSCASKNFTCNNKLIGAKYYNTDGSAGDEELSARDTEGHGTHTASTAAGRAVNNASMLGLGKGTARGGVPSARIAVYKICWTGGCSDADILAAFDDAIADGVDIISLSVGGSFPLQYFEDTIAIGAFHSMKNGILTSNSAGNDGPGAGSITNLSPWSLSVAASSIDRKFLTQIVLGNNATYEGPTVNTFDGAIHPIVYGGSVPNTKKGFTSDDSRYCEEDSLDPTLVKDKIVVCEDFDGPENALLSGASGVVIEGDFGYDDLAFSFVLPTTYLSGKDGNSVLSYLNSTTTPSASILKSYEPVDKAAPTVVSFSSRGPNLITLDLLKPDLTAPGVDILAAWSMGTTVTGEEGDTRVVPYSIISGTSMSCPHASGAAAYVKSFHPTWSPAAIKSALMTTAATMSPIKNLDAEFAYGSGHIDPLKATDPGLVYDAGESDFVSFLCGQGYNATTLKIVTGDASACSAASNATVWDLNYPSFALSAPQSGSIVRTFNRTVTNVGAAESTYQASMIAPSGLSVKVDPISLSFKSVGETQSFVVTVGATIGSKTLSGSLVWSDGVHKVTSPIVAFLSS from the exons ATGTCGTCTCCATTATGGCTGCTCTTCTTACTCACTGTCACATATTCTCTCATCTTTAGCTACACTCAAGCAGCTGATTCCAATGATCTCAAGGCATTTCTTTCGTTTAAAAACACA ACCTACATTGTGTACATGGGTGACCTTCCTAAGACTAAGACTGATTTCTCCGTGGCAGCAGTCCATTCAAACATGCTACAACAAGTTATTGGCAG CCGGGCATCAAAATCGTTACTCCATAGCTACAAAAGGAGCTTTAATGGCTTCGTTGCCAAGCTAACCGAAGATGAAAAAAACCAATTAGCTC AAATGGAGGGAGTGGTGTCTGTGTTCCCAAGCCAAAACAAGAAACTTCACACGACCAGATCATGGGACTTCATGGGCTTCCCTCAAGATGTCAAAAGGGCACCTCTTGAAAGCGACGTCATCGTAGGTATGCTAGACACCGGCGCCTGGCCGGAGTCGGACAGTTTCAAGGACGACGGATTTGGTGCTCCACCAGCCAAATGGAAGGGATCATGCGCTTCAAAAAATTTCACCTGCAACaa CAAATTGATCGGAGCAAAATACTACAACACCGACGGGAGTGCTGGAGATGAGGAGCTGTCAGCAAGAGACACTGAGGGCCATGGCACACATACGGCATCCACTGCAGCAGGACGTGCAGTGAACAACGCGAGCATGTTAGGTCTAGGCAAAGGGACGGCTAGAGGCGGTGTTCCATCCGCACGTATAGCAGTCTACAAGATCTGTTGGACGGGTGGTTGTTCAGATGCCGATATCTTGGCGGCTTTTGATGATGCGATTGCTGATGGAGTTGATATCATTTCTCTTTCCGTTGGAGGCTCTTTCCCTTTACAATATTTTGAGGATACCATCGCCATTGGAGCTTTTCATTCCATGAAGAATGGAATTCTTACTTCCAATTCCGCCGGAAACGACGGTCCTGGAGCTGGATCAATTACTAATCTTTCACCATGGTCGTTGTCTGTTGCCGCTAGCAGCATCGATCGGAAGTTCTTAACTCAGATTGTGTTGGGTAACAATGCAACTTATGAG GGGCCAACTGTAAACACATTCGATGGTGCAATTCATCCAATAGTTTATGGGGGATCAGTGCCGAATACCAAAAAGGGATTTACATCAGACGATTCTAG ATACTGCGAAGAAGATTCCTTGGACCCAACTTTGGTGAAGGACAAGATTGTGGTTTGTGAGGATTTTGATGGACCAGAGAATGCGTTGCTCTCAGGTGCAAGCGGTGTAGTGATCGAAGGTGATTTCGGCTACGATGATCTGGCCTTCTCTTTCGTTTTACCAACCACATATTTGAGCGGCAAAGATGGCAATTCAGTTCTAAGTTACTTAAACTCCACCAC GACACCAAGTGCAAGTATCCTCAAGTCCTATGAACCTGTGGACAAAGCAGCTCCAACTGTGGTTTCCTTCTCATCAAGAGGCCCCAACCTAATCACTCTAGACCTTCTCAAG CCGGATTTAACCGCACCTGGGGTGGACATTTTAGCTGCATGGTCAATGGGTACAACTGTGACCGGAGAAGAAGGTGACACCCGTGTTGTCCCTTACAGTATCATCTCCGGAACTTCCATGTCTTGCCCTCACGCCTCTGGTGCTGCTGCTTATGTTAAATCCTTCCACCCCACATGGTCTCCTGCTGCGATAAAGTCGGCCCTTATGACAACAG CTGCAACGATGAGTCCAATCAAAAACCTAGACGCTGAATTTGCATATGGTTCTGGACATATCGACCCATTAAAGGCCACCGATCCAGGTTTGGTGTATGACGCCGGAGAATCAGATTTCGTTTCATTTTTATGTGGGCAAGGTTACAACGCCACAACTTTGAAAATTGTGACCGGCGACGCTAGTGCTTGCTCGGCGGCCAGTAACGCAACCGTGTGGGACCTGAACTATCCTTCTTTCGCTCTCTCGGCTCCACAATCAGGCAGCATCGTCCGGACCTTTAACAGGACGGTTACTAACGTGGGTGCAGCAGAATCGACGTACCAGGCTAGTATGATTGCACCATCAGGGCTTTCGGTCAAGGTTGACCCGATCAGTCTATCGTTCAAATCAGTGGGGGAGACGCAATCTTTTGTGGTCACAGTTGGCGCCACAATTGGGTCAAAGACGCTTTCGGGTTCGTTGGTTTGGAGTGATGGAGTTCACAAGGTTACGAGCCCCATTGTTGCGTTTCTTTCCTCCTAA